A genomic window from Thermus neutrinimicus includes:
- a CDS encoding DUF2089 domain-containing protein — translation MVMKPAPVRCPACEAPLAVKALFCPSCGTEVHGRFQLNEFALLSKEHLDFLRLFVKARGNLKEVERILGVSYPTVRARLDALLKALGYEAAEEEGDRLEVLEALRRGEISVEEAVARLKEGRS, via the coding sequence ATGGTGATGAAACCCGCTCCCGTGCGGTGCCCAGCCTGTGAGGCTCCGTTGGCGGTGAAGGCCCTCTTTTGCCCCTCTTGCGGCACCGAGGTCCACGGTCGCTTCCAGTTGAACGAGTTCGCCCTTCTTTCCAAGGAGCACCTGGACTTCCTCAGGCTTTTCGTGAAGGCCCGGGGCAACCTTAAGGAGGTGGAGAGGATCCTCGGGGTTTCCTACCCTACGGTGCGGGCCCGGTTGGATGCCCTCCTCAAGGCCCTGGGTTACGAGGCCGCGGAGGAAGAGGGGGATAGGCTTGAGGTGCTGGAAGCTTTGCGCCGGGGCGAGATCAGCGTGGAGGAGGCGGTGGCGCGGCTGAAGGAAGGGAGAAGCTGA
- a CDS encoding sensor histidine kinase has protein sequence MTLRSRITLLTSGLLLVTLLVLGLALEGLLRGFLYRSLRQELLEASNQVVRLLNLGGQALLEAGLPANLYAELQLLPEENPTLLAREGGISLQKSPALGSQRLLLEEGDYRTLLERGETWAYAELPREGPPLKLLVYARRVEVNLGGTVWRGALLVGKPVESLESTLTQFARIYVGTALLVLLLSILLARNLVARALEPLEWVARRAEAITTRPEPLPEPEGRDEVATLVRALNGMLSRMQQAFLAQTRFLQDASHELRTPLTAILGHVGFLLRRTPLTEAQRESLEVVKREAERMGKLVSDLLELSQTGSWRMEPAPVRIQDLLEEVKEEFAKSFEGEMEVEAPPELWVQGDPDRLHQVLANLLSNAIKAGARHIWLRAFDLGEKVVVRVEDDGEGIPNEHLPHLFERFYRVDKARDRERGGSGLGLAIVKAILEAHGGEIWVESEVGKGTAFSFSLPSAAPPPPPR, from the coding sequence ATGACCCTGCGCTCCCGCATCACCCTCCTCACCTCAGGCCTCCTTTTGGTAACCCTTTTGGTGCTGGGGCTGGCCCTGGAAGGCCTCTTGCGGGGCTTCCTCTACCGCTCCCTGCGTCAGGAGCTTCTGGAGGCCAGCAACCAGGTGGTCCGCCTCCTTAACCTGGGCGGCCAAGCCCTCCTGGAGGCTGGGCTTCCCGCAAATCTCTACGCGGAACTCCAGCTTCTTCCCGAGGAAAACCCCACCCTTCTGGCCCGGGAAGGGGGAATCAGCCTGCAGAAAAGCCCCGCCCTGGGAAGCCAGCGCCTTCTCCTAGAGGAAGGGGACTACCGCACCCTTTTGGAGCGGGGCGAGACCTGGGCCTACGCCGAGCTGCCACGGGAAGGACCTCCCTTAAAGCTTCTGGTCTACGCCCGCCGGGTGGAGGTCAACCTGGGGGGAACCGTGTGGCGGGGAGCCCTTTTGGTGGGGAAGCCCGTGGAGAGCCTGGAGAGCACCCTCACCCAGTTTGCCCGCATCTATGTGGGGACGGCGCTTCTCGTGCTCCTCCTCTCCATCCTCTTGGCCAGGAACCTGGTGGCCCGGGCCCTGGAGCCCCTGGAATGGGTGGCCCGGCGGGCCGAGGCCATCACCACCCGTCCCGAACCCCTGCCCGAACCCGAGGGGCGGGATGAGGTGGCCACCCTGGTGCGGGCTTTGAACGGCATGCTTTCCCGGATGCAACAGGCCTTCCTGGCCCAAACCCGCTTCCTCCAGGATGCCTCCCACGAGCTCAGAACTCCCCTCACCGCCATTCTGGGCCACGTGGGCTTCCTTTTGCGCCGCACCCCCCTTACCGAGGCCCAGCGGGAGAGCCTCGAGGTGGTGAAGCGGGAAGCGGAGCGCATGGGAAAGCTGGTGTCAGATCTTCTGGAGCTCTCCCAGACCGGTTCCTGGCGCATGGAACCGGCCCCTGTCCGCATCCAAGACCTCCTAGAGGAGGTTAAGGAGGAGTTCGCCAAGAGCTTTGAGGGGGAGATGGAGGTGGAAGCCCCCCCGGAGCTTTGGGTGCAAGGCGACCCGGACCGGCTCCATCAGGTCCTGGCCAACCTCCTCTCCAACGCCATCAAAGCGGGGGCCCGGCACATCTGGCTTAGGGCCTTTGACCTGGGAGAGAAGGTGGTGGTGCGGGTGGAAGACGACGGAGAGGGTATTCCCAACGAGCACCTTCCCCACCTCTTCGAGCGTTTCTACCGGGTGGACAAGGCCCGGGACCGGGAACGGGGAGGGTCGGGGCTGGGCCTGGCCATCGTGAAGGCCATCCTCGAGGCTCACGGGGGGGAGATCTGGGTGGAGAGCGAGGTGGGCAAGGGAACCGCCTTCAGCTTCTCCCTTCCTTCAGCCGCGCCACCGCCTCCTCCACGCTGA
- a CDS encoding DUF2089 domain-containing protein, with the protein MEEKRRILEMVRSGEIGVEEALALLRAVEDPGPRAQAPVRLLRVRIQAHDKGKPVRVHVNLPLALAELLEKFLPEEAKLTLEDRGVHLKDLLRLVREGVPEGKLVEIEAEEEGKPVQVLVEVV; encoded by the coding sequence ATGGAGGAAAAACGGCGCATTCTGGAGATGGTACGTTCCGGCGAGATCGGGGTAGAGGAGGCCCTGGCCCTGCTTCGGGCGGTGGAGGACCCTGGGCCTAGGGCGCAGGCCCCTGTCAGGCTCCTCAGGGTGCGGATCCAGGCCCATGACAAGGGGAAGCCGGTTCGGGTTCACGTGAACCTTCCCCTGGCCTTGGCGGAGCTTTTGGAAAAGTTCCTGCCCGAAGAGGCTAAGCTCACCCTGGAGGACCGGGGAGTGCATTTGAAGGACCTCTTGCGCCTGGTGCGGGAGGGGGTGCCCGAGGGGAAGTTGGTGGAGATCGAGGCGGAGGAAGAGGGCAAGCCCGTGCAGGTGCTAGTGGAGGTGGTGTGA
- a CDS encoding response regulator transcription factor, with translation MEPPLILIVEDEKDIARFIELELQAEGYRTEVAYDGITGLSRFREVNPNLVILDLMLPVMDGIEVAKRIRKTSNVPILILTAKDRIEDKVEGLDAGADDYLVKPFSIEELLARVRAHLRRVSPAITGEIRVADLIINLEGREVFRSGRRIELSNKEFELLELLAKNPGKVFSRYEIEEKVWPGYQGGSNVVDVYIGYLRKKLEAGGERRLIHTVRGVGYVLRED, from the coding sequence ATGGAACCTCCCCTAATCCTGATCGTGGAAGACGAGAAGGACATCGCCCGCTTCATCGAGCTGGAACTGCAAGCCGAGGGCTACCGCACTGAGGTGGCCTACGACGGCATCACCGGCCTCTCCCGCTTCCGGGAGGTCAACCCCAACCTGGTGATCCTGGACCTGATGCTTCCCGTCATGGACGGGATCGAGGTGGCCAAGCGCATCCGCAAAACCTCCAACGTGCCCATCCTCATCCTCACCGCCAAGGACCGGATCGAGGACAAGGTGGAAGGCCTGGACGCCGGGGCCGACGACTACCTGGTGAAGCCCTTCTCCATAGAGGAGCTTCTGGCCCGGGTACGGGCCCACCTGCGCCGGGTGAGCCCCGCCATCACCGGGGAGATCAGGGTAGCGGACCTGATCATCAACCTCGAGGGCCGGGAAGTTTTCCGCAGCGGCCGGCGCATAGAGCTCTCCAACAAGGAGTTCGAGCTTTTGGAGCTCCTCGCCAAGAACCCGGGGAAGGTCTTCAGCCGCTACGAGATCGAGGAAAAGGTCTGGCCCGGCTACCAGGGGGGGAGCAACGTGGTGGACGTCTACATCGGCTACCTGCGCAAGAAGCTGGAGGCCGGGGGGGAAAGGCGCTTGATCCACACGGTGCGGGGCGTGGGGTACGTGCTCCGTGAGGATTGA
- the purB gene encoding adenylosuccinate lyase: MVPRYQTPEMAELWSEENRYRMWALVEAYALEAWEALGQVPAGLAQRLLEHLNRHPLDARFAQRVAELEEITRHDLVAFTRALVEWTGDEEVGRYLHLGLTSSDIVDTAQNALLVRALDLVLQELSGVQEELKRLALRYKHTPAIARTHGVHAEPTGFGLRFLSFYAAFQRDADRLERAQKAIGVAMLSGSVGNYAHIPPEVEAHVARRLGLSPEPLSTQVVPRDRHAEVLAALAILGGNLERVAVELRHLQRTEVLEAQEPFREGQTGSSSMPHKKNPVGLENLTGMARLLRGYLGPALENIALWHERDISHSSVERVILPDATTASHYALRRLKGILGGLVVFEENLRRNLDLTRGLVYSQQVLNALIAQGLPRDRAYAIVQRNALKSWEKGLSFAELLEEDPENPLKGERLKALFDPTPFLKHVDAIYARFGL, encoded by the coding sequence ATGGTCCCCCGTTACCAGACCCCCGAGATGGCCGAGCTATGGTCGGAGGAAAACCGCTACCGCATGTGGGCCCTGGTGGAGGCCTATGCCCTCGAGGCCTGGGAGGCCCTGGGCCAGGTGCCCGCAGGGCTTGCCCAGAGGCTTCTTGAGCACCTAAACCGGCATCCCCTGGATGCCCGCTTCGCCCAGAGGGTGGCGGAGTTGGAGGAGATCACCCGCCATGACCTGGTGGCCTTCACCCGGGCCCTGGTGGAGTGGACCGGGGACGAGGAGGTGGGGCGCTACCTGCACCTGGGCCTCACCAGCTCGGATATCGTGGATACCGCGCAAAACGCCCTTTTGGTTAGGGCCTTGGACCTGGTCCTCCAGGAGCTCTCAGGGGTCCAGGAGGAGCTTAAGCGCCTGGCCCTCCGTTACAAGCACACCCCAGCCATTGCCCGCACCCACGGGGTCCACGCCGAGCCCACGGGCTTCGGCCTTCGCTTCCTGAGCTTTTACGCCGCCTTCCAAAGGGACGCAGATCGCCTCGAGCGCGCCCAAAAGGCCATCGGGGTGGCCATGCTCTCGGGCTCGGTGGGGAACTACGCCCACATCCCTCCGGAGGTGGAAGCCCACGTGGCCCGGCGGCTTGGCCTAAGCCCAGAGCCCCTTTCCACCCAGGTGGTGCCCCGGGACCGGCACGCGGAGGTGCTGGCCGCCTTGGCCATCCTGGGAGGAAACCTGGAGCGGGTGGCGGTGGAGCTTCGCCACCTCCAGCGCACGGAGGTCCTCGAGGCCCAGGAGCCTTTCCGCGAGGGGCAGACGGGTAGCTCCAGCATGCCCCACAAGAAAAACCCCGTGGGGTTGGAGAACCTCACCGGCATGGCCAGGCTCCTCCGGGGATACCTGGGCCCGGCCCTGGAGAACATCGCCCTGTGGCACGAGCGGGACATCTCCCACTCCTCCGTGGAACGGGTCATCCTCCCCGATGCCACCACCGCCAGCCACTACGCCCTAAGGCGGCTAAAAGGCATCCTGGGGGGTCTTGTGGTCTTTGAGGAAAACCTCAGGCGGAACCTGGACCTGACCCGGGGCCTGGTCTACTCCCAGCAGGTGCTGAACGCCCTCATCGCCCAGGGCCTCCCCCGGGACAGGGCCTACGCCATCGTGCAACGCAACGCCTTAAAAAGCTGGGAGAAGGGCCTCAGCTTCGCCGAGCTTTTGGAAGAGGATCCGGAAAACCCCCTCAAGGGGGAGAGGCTCAAGGCCCTCTTTGACCCCACGCCCTTCCT
- the trhA gene encoding PAQR family membrane homeostasis protein TrhA, whose amino-acid sequence MVREPFNALSHALGVPLALMGSVLLLLLAPREVWPALLIFGLTMAFMFGASTLYHALRVGDGALAWLRRLDHAAIFLFIAGSYTPFLVEGLQESWRPLALGLVWSLALLGVGFRLFFLRAPRWLYTLAYLALGWLSVLFLPKLHLPLPTFGLMALSGAFYTLGAWVYAGKKPDPWPGKVGFHGLWHLLVLLGSLSMYLAVLSLYT is encoded by the coding sequence GCCCTCATGGGAAGCGTCCTCCTCCTTCTCCTTGCCCCCAGGGAGGTTTGGCCCGCCCTCCTCATCTTCGGGCTCACCATGGCCTTCATGTTCGGTGCCAGCACCCTTTACCACGCCCTTCGGGTGGGGGATGGGGCCCTGGCCTGGCTCAGGCGGCTGGACCATGCGGCCATCTTCCTCTTCATCGCCGGAAGCTACACCCCCTTTCTGGTGGAAGGCCTCCAGGAAAGCTGGAGGCCCTTGGCCCTGGGCCTGGTGTGGAGCCTGGCCCTCCTGGGGGTGGGCTTCCGCCTCTTCTTCCTCAGGGCACCCCGTTGGCTTTACACCCTGGCCTACCTGGCCCTGGGGTGGCTTTCGGTCCTCTTTCTCCCCAAGCTCCACCTGCCCCTTCCTACCTTTGGCCTCATGGCCCTCTCCGGGGCCTTCTACACCCTGGGGGCCTGGGTGTATGCGGGAAAGAAGCCTGACCCTTGGCCAGGGAAAGTGGGCTTCCACGGACTGTGGCACCTCCTGGTCCTCCTGGGAAGCCTTTCTATGTACCTGGCGGTTCTAAGCCTGTACACCTAG
- a CDS encoding HAD-IA family hydrolase, translated as MTRAVLFDVGNTLILASPRFWLLPFLEERGLKPRRDPKAAALAAFRFYEDHHLGARDLETALGLWREFHRRLFTGMGLEEHAEALSRELVENWRNPRFWPVVPGAQATLQALKERGYALAVVSNWDATLPEILEVVGLRPYFQHLSVSALSGVAKPDPRLFQEALEALGVAPEEAVHVGDSEADWKGAKGAGVRPLLFDPLGENPQALHQLEGVLDYLP; from the coding sequence ATGACCCGGGCGGTGCTCTTTGACGTGGGCAACACCTTGATCCTGGCAAGCCCCCGGTTTTGGCTTCTGCCTTTTTTGGAGGAACGGGGTCTTAAGCCCAGAAGGGATCCCAAGGCGGCGGCCTTGGCGGCTTTTCGCTTCTATGAGGATCATCACCTAGGGGCCCGGGATCTGGAGACCGCCTTGGGGCTTTGGCGGGAGTTCCACCGCAGGCTCTTTACAGGGATGGGCCTCGAGGAGCACGCCGAGGCCCTGAGCCGGGAGCTGGTAGAAAACTGGAGGAATCCCCGGTTCTGGCCCGTGGTGCCTGGGGCTCAGGCCACCTTACAGGCCCTGAAGGAGCGGGGCTATGCCCTGGCGGTGGTGTCCAACTGGGATGCCACCCTGCCGGAGATCCTGGAGGTGGTGGGCTTAAGGCCCTACTTCCAGCACCTCTCGGTGAGCGCCCTTTCCGGGGTGGCCAAGCCCGATCCCAGGCTTTTCCAGGAGGCCCTCGAGGCCCTGGGGGTGGCTCCCGAGGAGGCGGTGCACGTGGGGGATTCGGAGGCCGATTGGAAGGGGGCTAAGGGGGCTGGGGTGAGGCCCCTCCTCTTTGACCCTTTGGGGGAGAATCCCCAGGCCCTTCACCAGCTTGAAGGGGTGTTAGACTACCTGCCATGA
- a CDS encoding carboxymuconolactone decarboxylase family protein: MSVRRAIWGEKQGAIEESLKEVDEDLFRYIRDFAYEEVLARPGLDLKTRELLAITALIALGSPKELATHLEGALRVGATEEEVRETILQSALFLGFPRALAAMKLFHKVLKGRGPAHPREG, from the coding sequence ATGAGCGTGCGGCGGGCCATCTGGGGGGAGAAGCAAGGGGCCATTGAGGAAAGCCTTAAGGAGGTGGACGAGGATCTTTTCCGCTACATCCGGGACTTCGCCTACGAGGAGGTCCTGGCCCGGCCAGGGCTGGACCTCAAAACCCGGGAGCTTTTGGCCATCACCGCCCTCATCGCCCTGGGTAGCCCCAAGGAGCTGGCCACCCATCTGGAGGGAGCCCTGCGGGTGGGCGCCACCGAGGAGGAGGTGCGGGAAACCATCCTGCAGTCCGCCCTTTTCCTGGGCTTCCCCCGGGCCTTGGCCGCCATGAAGCTCTTTCACAAGGTGCTCAAAGGCCGTGGTCCTGCTCACCCGCGGGAAGGATAA
- the ccsA gene encoding cytochrome c biogenesis protein CcsA, with translation MTAVSLLALVGVLLLAVGLFWPRGLSLGALLYLGAALADAFAKGFFSGPAQPALILGGLLALRGESLFLRPRLTPLRRYLVLLAMLLGLFALKALPHPGGSLPLLLTLVHAGSFLVAYLALAMGVGAGVMCALQDLRLRSVPEKALLSAPLWSLRRLEQGYLRVGYLATTLGLGSGMAWAWGYFGSPLALDPKEISVLLGWLGLTLYFLLEERLQGYPRMALLLLAYALLLFAFVGAPFLGSRHPSGLGF, from the coding sequence ATGACCGCGGTCTCCCTGCTGGCCCTGGTGGGGGTTCTCCTCTTGGCCGTGGGGTTGTTCTGGCCTCGAGGGCTTTCCCTCGGGGCCCTTTTGTACCTGGGGGCTGCCTTGGCGGATGCCTTCGCCAAGGGGTTTTTCTCAGGTCCGGCCCAGCCCGCCTTGATCCTTGGGGGGCTTTTGGCCTTGCGGGGCGAGAGCCTTTTCCTACGGCCGAGGCTTACCCCTCTGCGCCGCTACTTGGTTCTCCTGGCCATGCTCCTTGGCCTCTTTGCCCTCAAGGCCCTGCCCCATCCGGGGGGAAGCCTGCCCCTCCTCCTTACCCTGGTGCACGCCGGGTCCTTCCTGGTGGCCTACCTGGCCCTGGCCATGGGGGTGGGGGCAGGGGTGATGTGTGCCCTGCAGGACCTGCGCCTGCGGTCGGTGCCGGAAAAAGCCCTGCTTTCCGCTCCCCTTTGGAGCCTGAGGCGGCTGGAGCAGGGCTACCTTCGGGTAGGGTACCTGGCCACCACCTTGGGCCTGGGAAGCGGCATGGCCTGGGCCTGGGGGTATTTCGGTAGCCCTTTGGCCTTGGATCCCAAGGAGATCTCCGTGCTCCTGGGATGGCTGGGCCTTACCCTGTACTTCCTCCTTGAGGAGAGGCTTCAGGGCTACCCACGCATGGCCCTGCTCCTTTTGGCCTACGCCCTTTTGCTCTTCGCCTTCGTCGGCGCCCCTTTCCTGGGTTCCCGCCATCCTTCCGGCCTGGGATTTTAG
- a CDS encoding uroporphyrinogen-III synthase yields the protein MVLLTRGKDKELLNRLRALGIEAAEVALLEQVDLPGLEALPGKLLRTDWVAVTSKEGAKRLLWAWEKAGRPLLKVAAVGEGTGEVLRLGGLPPAFIPPRATAKDLAQAFPPAQKVLFVAGDLAGRDLEEVLRGRGTEVERLEVYATRERGLSPPELALLERAQVVAFFSPSAARAYALNTPRRPKAACIGPSTAEEARRLGFAVWEAREPGLEGLFQAILQALS from the coding sequence GTGGTCCTGCTCACCCGCGGGAAGGATAAGGAGCTCCTAAACCGGCTCCGTGCCTTGGGGATAGAGGCGGCGGAGGTGGCCCTTTTGGAGCAGGTGGACCTTCCGGGCCTCGAGGCGCTTCCGGGGAAACTCCTCCGCACAGACTGGGTGGCGGTTACCTCCAAGGAGGGGGCTAAAAGGCTCCTTTGGGCCTGGGAAAAGGCGGGAAGGCCCCTTCTAAAGGTGGCGGCGGTGGGGGAAGGGACGGGGGAGGTGCTGCGCCTGGGGGGGCTACCCCCTGCCTTCATCCCTCCCCGGGCCACGGCCAAGGACCTGGCGCAGGCCTTTCCCCCGGCCCAAAAGGTGCTCTTCGTGGCGGGGGATCTGGCGGGAAGGGACCTGGAGGAGGTCCTGAGGGGCCGGGGAACGGAGGTGGAACGGCTGGAGGTTTACGCCACCCGGGAGCGGGGGCTTTCCCCTCCGGAGCTGGCCCTCCTGGAAAGGGCCCAGGTGGTGGCCTTTTTCAGCCCAAGCGCTGCCAGGGCCTACGCCCTAAATACCCCTAGGAGGCCCAAGGCGGCCTGCATCGGCCCCAGCACGGCGGAAGAGGCCAGGCGGCTCGGCTTTGCCGTGTGGGAGGCAAGGGAGCCGGGCCTAGAGGGGCTTTTCCAGGCCATACTGCAGGCGCTTTCATAG
- the hemA gene encoding glutamyl-tRNA reductase produces MVLPLYLVGLSHKTAPVEVRERAALDPVVALPAALSTLGRAVVLSTCNRTEIYGVGSPKEAKALLLARGVEAHHLYQKEGIEALRHLFRVAAGLDSLVMGEAQILGQVREALFLARKYGATESLLEKAFQSAIALGKRARSETGIGVGAVSVAYAALDLALAVYGDLTGLAVAVLGAGEMAELFLTHLKSQGVGRVLVVNRTVERARALAERFGGEAYALEALPQVLRQADLVVASAASPHYLVRPQDLPRRSKPLFLIDIALPRNIDPRVGRLPQAYLYNLDDLKRVVEKNLRARLGEVPKVEALIEGAMGDYLEWYAGHRVREAIRALRGLAYREVVREYPEADPLTWHKEAGRRAHPWILAVKARTQEFLQGPPCPGECPLLAFRPPQL; encoded by the coding sequence ATGGTCCTGCCCCTTTACCTGGTGGGCCTTTCCCACAAGACCGCTCCCGTGGAGGTGCGGGAGCGGGCGGCCTTGGATCCGGTGGTGGCCTTGCCGGCGGCCTTAAGCACCTTGGGGAGGGCGGTGGTGCTTTCCACCTGCAACCGCACGGAGATCTACGGGGTGGGAAGCCCCAAGGAGGCCAAGGCCCTCCTCCTTGCGCGGGGGGTGGAGGCCCACCACCTTTACCAGAAGGAGGGAATAGAGGCTCTGCGGCACCTCTTTCGGGTGGCGGCGGGCCTGGACTCCTTGGTGATGGGGGAGGCGCAGATCCTGGGGCAGGTGCGGGAGGCCCTCTTTCTGGCCCGAAAATATGGGGCCACGGAAAGCCTATTGGAGAAGGCCTTCCAGTCTGCCATCGCCCTGGGCAAGCGGGCCCGTAGCGAAACCGGCATCGGGGTAGGGGCGGTGAGCGTGGCCTATGCAGCCTTGGACCTGGCCCTGGCGGTCTACGGGGACCTTACGGGGCTGGCCGTGGCGGTTCTGGGGGCGGGGGAGATGGCGGAGCTCTTCCTTACCCACTTGAAGTCCCAGGGGGTGGGCCGGGTCTTGGTGGTGAACCGCACGGTGGAGAGGGCCAGGGCCTTGGCGGAGCGGTTTGGGGGGGAGGCCTATGCCCTCGAGGCCCTTCCCCAGGTCCTGCGCCAGGCGGACCTGGTGGTGGCTTCCGCCGCCAGCCCCCATTACCTGGTGCGGCCGCAGGACCTGCCGAGGAGGTCCAAGCCCCTTTTCCTCATCGACATCGCCCTGCCCCGCAACATTGACCCCCGGGTGGGCCGCCTGCCCCAGGCCTACCTGTACAACCTGGACGACCTAAAGCGGGTGGTGGAGAAGAACCTAAGGGCCCGCCTGGGGGAGGTGCCCAAGGTGGAGGCCCTCATCGAGGGGGCCATGGGGGACTACCTGGAGTGGTACGCGGGCCACAGGGTGCGGGAGGCCATACGGGCCCTGAGGGGCCTGGCCTATAGGGAGGTGGTGCGGGAGTACCCGGAGGCCGATCCCCTCACCTGGCACAAGGAGGCGGGGCGCAGGGCCCATCCCTGGATCCTGGCGGTGAAGGCCCGGACCCAGGAGTTCCTCCAGGGTCCTCCCTGTCCTGGGGAGTGCCCGCTTTTGGCCTTCCGTCCCCCACAGCTATGA